GACATGCTCTGCAGACAGTGAGCCCTAGCCAGGCTGTCAGGGATGTGGGTCTCCTTCTCCCCTGGGGTCAAGGGCTTGATCCTTCACTTGGTAACAAGTGGGAAGACTTCAGATGAGGAGCTCTGAAGTCTGTTGCCAGGCCCTGGAGACACCAGCATGGAGACTTAACTCTCTTTCCacactctctgtctctccttcaccCCTGCTGCTGTTTGAGTGGCACCAAGTATTTCAGCTCTAGATAAATAactgacccctccctccccagggcatGGGAGTGTCCTATGAACTAGaaaagtgaatatcacaaaaaAGCGACTCACACAAATGTCTTGGAttcccagtgtatataaaagttacGATTATACCTTACTGTAGTCTAATAAGTGTGCAATAACACTGTATCTAAAAaagcaatgtacataccttaatttttaaatactttattgctaaaaaatgctaatcatcattGCTCAGCAAGTTGTGATCTTTTTGcattagtaacatcaaagatcactgatcacaggtcaccatgacaaatataataataaggaaaacGTTTGACATATTTCGAGAATTAACAAAATGTGacccagagacacaaagtgagcaaatgctgttggaaaaaaaaaaggcgccgatagacttgctcgatgcagggttgccacaaaccttcaatttgcaaaaaaTGCAATAGcggcaaagcacaataaaacgggGTATGTCTGcttataaaatgtccagaagaggcaaaaccatggagacagaaagaagaTGAGTGATTGCTCAGGTTTGGGAGGGATGGGGAAGAAAAAAGGCACTGGGTTTCTTTTGGAGGtgaggaaaatgttctaaaattgactgtggttaTAGTTGCGCttgtctgtgaatatactaaaaatcattgaattgtacactttagatGGGTGAactgtatgatatgtgaattatatttcaaagcTCTAAGTAAAAcaacaaacaggacttccctggtggtccagtggttaagactcgtgcttccagtgcagggggcacaagttcgatccctggtcagggaactagggtcCCATATGTtgtgtggcgcggccaaaaaaaaacaaaaaaaaaacccaacaaactgGTGATGGCTTCCCATCCCCTCCAGGGAGACACGCCTAATTACTACCATCACGTAATAGCACTTCCTATGTGCTGGGTGCTTTAGCACTTTGTATGGCTCATCTCATTTCACCCTCACACAACTCTATAATTCAGGTGTTACGCTgacacccattttgcagatgggaataCTGAGGAGAAGAGATGTTTGAGTGACTTGCCCGAGGCCACAGAATATCTTGCGGTTTTGTCTAGCGTGGGTGCTTCTTGCAATGTGTTGTAAGGATCTGTTTACAAGTTTCTCCCCACTGGACAGGAGGCTCGTGGGAATTGGTGATGGCATCTGGTTTAGCACTGTATTCCCTGCCCCAGGCCCGGTGACCATCAGACCTGACTCAAGAACCTGAGAAGGATGTAGAAATGCACTGGGGGTGGGTTCGGTGGTCTCACAGCCTTGGGCCCGGGTTTCCCTTGACAAAGGCAGCTCCTACCCAGCTCACGCCCTGCCACCCCCAGCAGGAGATGGATTCTAGCGAACGTTTTCTCCTGGGTCCTTGTGTGGATTCCCTCCGCAAAGCCTGTCTCTCCTCCTGGGGCTTCTCCCTGTAACCAAGAGGTTGGCCCTGCCCACAGCCACTGGCTGCACCCCTGTGGCCCGGCTCTGCCCCCAGCTGCCTCCAACAGCAGCAGGCAGCACAGAAAGTTCCTCAAaggcctggcccagccctggCTCTTCTGCCCACGCCAGGTCCCTGCCAGCGTCCCCTAAAGCCCTGGCAGGTGGTGCTGGATTTGATGGGGGTTGGGGAAGGCCCCCCTGGCTGGAGACTGGGCCTCGGTGAAGTGGATAGAGACGTATGAGGAAATCAGGGGTTTCTCAGAGGACAGCGGGGCAGCGGGAATGACCACAGCTCCTGGGGGCCCGACGATGGATGACTCAGCAAGGGAGTCACTCCAGAGGGAAGCAGACAGTGTCTCCCTTCTCAGTGTACTGTCCCCTGCTCCTAACCTCATTCTGAAAGTCATTCCCTGCCAGCCCCTCTCtgcgtctctctctctcacaatcTCCTGGACCACAAAAGCACTTGCCAACATCTACCAACATTTTCTGTGCCTCCTCTGTAAGTAGCTCTATCCAGATGACTTGGATTGGAGATGATCTAAGGTAATTTACTCAAAACCCTAGAGCACGAGTGTGTGGGAAGCAAGGACTAGCCCCCATGCCCCTCCCTGGCCAGGCCAGCCATGCCCTCTGACACACGTGTGTTCCCACCCTTGGCCCAGACCCCCCGCCCTGAAGACAGATGCTGAAATCGGTGCAAAGGCGAGGCCCAGAGGGCCCCAGCGAGAAGTTCCCCCCAGAGGAGCAGCCCTGGGGGAGCCGGGCCCCGGGGCCCTCAGTCCATGGCAGGGAAGCCACCGCCTGCTCTTGGAAACCAGAGCTGCCAGAGGCTGACGGAACACCAGGGGGGGGTGCCTGGCTCCCCTCCTGAGAACATGGGGCCCTGGGACCCCATGCCGGCTGCAAGCTCTGCTGATTCACAGCCCCACTCAGGAATGACTCCTTGGGACAATGCCCCCGACCCCTGCAAAGGCAAGACCCCCAACTTAGCTGTATTTCTGTGCGGAATTTAGCTCCAGGTGGCTCTCTGGAATCCCCCTCCCAGCAGGGATGTGTGCAAAGTCAAGCTGTGATGTCCAGAAGCAGAGATGAAGGAGGACAGCGAACAGAAGCTCTCCAGGCCCCTGGGCCCCTCTCCAAGGGGGAGTAATAGACCAGCTGAGAAGGGGAGCCTTCCCCCAAGCCCCCGGCACCCAGCTCTTTTCTCTGCCTCCCAGGCAGGGAGACTGGTGCCCGCAGGGAAGCATGGCTGCtgaccccaggcccagcccctgccctggaacGAAGAGCAGCActtaccataatggaaaagatgaGGGGGATGAGGTTGAGGGGCCAGATGGGGCAGAAGCAGGAGGTGATGGCAAGGAGGAGGTAATCTTTGGGAACTTCTCTGTCCTGGGTATAGGACGTGGTGGCAATGGAGGATGCCCGCCTCGAGCTGGCCCGGGAGGATGCCTGGGGGAGCGAGGCCTCCCGGTGCCCCTCGGATACCACCTTGAAGGGCAGACTGTGGCAGCCCTGCTCCAGGTCCAGAGCCCCTGAGGGGGACTTGGACAGCTTCAGGGCCTTGTCATCCTGGCCCCCGACCTTGGTGAGGAGTTTCTCCATCTCCGGCAGGTCCAGGAGTGAGACGGTGCCTGGCTCCTGCGCCGGGGAAAACTGAGGCTGCCCGGGGTGGGCCATGCTGGCCTGGGCCTTGGGCTGTTCCAGCTCCAGGCCGGGACGAGGGGCTCCAGAGGGACCTCAGCACACCATTCCTCAGCCCAGACTCAGGGCCTACAGGTCAGGGGCAGACGTGTCACCCAGGAGAGCAAGGgccagctgggggctgggagggtcaGCTTCTCCGGGCCAGCTGAGTTCAGAGGCTCAGGCCGGCCTACTGCCCCATGGAGCTCCGGGAAGCTGGAGCCTTCAGTTCCATTCAAGTTTGAGGCCAACTTTGCTGATGCCGCTGACAGCACAGATGGGCGGGGAAGCAACAGAAAGCAGCTCCAAGAGCAGAGAGAAGACTGCTCTTCTCCCGAGTGAGGCTTTGGCTAAGTCAgggagggtgtgtgtgcgtgtgtgtacatcacccagcctccctccctccctgccctcctcagaGATGCTTTTCAATTCCCCTCTCCCCAGAGAACCACCCAGCAGCATTCTgcctctgccccagcccagcccagctcagccctgcccagcccagcccagggggaCTTGGGCCAGCCTCTGGCTTCCACTACTGACCCAGGACCTGCTCTTCTGGGCTGGGGGCTCTGGATGGGGAAGAAAGACAGAGTGGGTCAAAATGGGTGTGTCTTCAACTGTCACGGGAGACTGAGCCCTCTGCAGCTCCTCTACTGGAGGGGGCTTCCGCTTCTCCTATCTGTTGGAAACGCTGGCCCCTGGACCTACTGCATCCCACCTCGACCCTGACCTCCAACGCCCAGAGGCGTCCAGGCCAGAGCCTGGCTCCTAGCTCCGGGAGGGTCTAGTACTGGTGTGGCCCCTGGATTCTGCCTGGACCCTCTGAATGGGTGTATGAGCAGCTCACcaaggggtggggcagaggggctATTAAGGAGGAGTGTTGGCCCCATCTCATGGCCATTAGAGCTTTTCTAAGGTGCTTTTAAAAAGCCAGCAAAGATCCTGTTTCAGGAGCTCCTTAGGGCAGATGCCGGCTCTGAAGGGCCTCGGTTCTGGCTGCCTGTCCTCTGTCTCTTTGTTCTCTCATGTCTCCTCCCTCCGTTTCTGCCACCTTCTCTATTCTCTGCATCTCTTTCTATGTCCCCGATCTCTCTCCTTACATTGTTTTATAAGGTGACCTAGAAccaccagggtgtgtgtgtgtgtgtgtctgtgtgtggtttGGAGGAGGGCATAGGtcatgggggttgggggtgggaagtTAGAGGTGAGAAGGGGTCTCAGAGGTTGTGGAGTTCAAATCCTTTGATATCACAGATTAGAAAAGCGAGGCCCAGAGTCATCTCAAACTGTATCCCAATCAGATATCAATCCCTGGTCCAAGTCCAGGGGCTGGTTTGGAGCAAGATGAGCCATTTTAGTGGAAAGAAATATCTTTGGGTTGTGTATCAAGCTGGCTTCAGAAATGCTGCTTCCAACAAGGGCCGTGACAAGGCAAAGGAGGCAGAGTGTGACCGGCAGGGAGTGGAGAGCTGGCCAcaaagggatgggaggagggctCCCCCAGGccagggatggggcagagggagTGAGCTGGGCTCTTGTGCCCAGGAACTTCCAGAAATGTGCtaatgccattttatttatttattttttaacatctttattggagtataattgctttacaatggtgtattagtttctgctgtagaacaaagtgaatcagctatacatatacatacatccccatatctcctccctcttgcgtctccctcccaccttccctatcccacctctctaggtggtcacaaagcacccagctcatctccctgtgctacgtggctgcttcccactagctatctattttacacttggtagtgtatatatgtccatgccactctctcacttcaagaGAGTGGCTAATGCCATTTTAAATGAGAGACCTCCTGCAGAGGGTGGCAGGTTGTGTGCCTGAGACCCCTAGACTCTAAGTCCGTGTCCAGCTTGGACAGAATTCCATGTTACAACCTGGGAGCTGATTCTTGGGGGGACGGACTCAGGCCCTGTGGACCTACCGCTGCCCAGCCCAATTCCATAGCCTCCAGCCAAATGTGACTACTAATCGCCTGAAATGTGGCTCATCCacactgagatgtgctgtaagtataaaacATATACTAGATTTCAAACACTTAGTacgagaaaaaagaatgtaaaatatctctttAATACACTGTATATAGATCGCAtactgaaatgataatattttgggtaTACTGGGCTacataaaacattattaaaattaatgtcacctgtgtctcttttctttttttaatatggctactagaaaatttaaaacgtggcttgcattatatttctattgggcaGCACTGGCCTGGAGGACAGAAGGAAGCTGACATAAAGGGATTTTTTGACTTAATAAAAACtcgaagagaagagaaaaagccaAGAAGTCCCCAGGGTGACCCACGGCAGCGAGGTTACCAGGTATGCTGGGGTTCAGGGACTTGGGAGCCGGGTTTGCTCTGTCTGCTGTGAGATCCTCGGCTTGTGGTGCCATCTAGTGGCCGAGTGGTGGTGAGGGAAAGGACCAGAAGTGGGAGTGGGAACCAGGGGGAGGCGCAGAGGCGAGGACCAGAGCACCGGGATTGGGCTCCGGGGCTGGTGAGCCCAACCCAGCCAGCTGCTCCTCCTCTGGCCCGGTCCTGCCCCGCCTGCAGGTGcggcctccccactccccccgcaGCTGAGGTCTTCAATGGAGGCCCACGGGCCATGTTCATCATGCAAAGTGGGTTTGGCCTGCACAGTGTTGGCTcaacagtgttttttaaaaatccatttcacATAAACATGGGGGTTTCAGACTTTTAACATGAAGATCTAGGAACCCTGGGCCCATTTTCTGCAGAGCAGCAAGCAGCTGGGCCCGCTGCAGCCTTTAGAAGGGAGGGCGCTGAGCCCCTCCTCCGACTCCGCCCTCACGCCGCCCGCGGGCCTCAGGTGGCGGCCTGCGCTGTGAGCGCCTGCAGCTACACAGGTGTATTGGCCTTTCTGTTCCGCTGCGGGCTGGCCTCGCTGCTCTCTAGTGTGGATGTTGGGAACTGAAGAAAGTCActcccctctctgtgtcccctccctgATGGGCTGTGAGGTCTTGGAGTGGGCAGGTGTGACCCCAGCTCCCTTGCCCAGGGCCTGACTTGCAGTGATGGCTGGCTGGATGACCCAGAGGAAGATGAAGACGCCAATAAAGTGCCCAGGGTGTGTCCACGCCGGCGCTAAGtccacctctgcctgtcccacccTTGGGACACCCCGGGTGTGAAGGATGCTGAGATGTAAACAGTGGAGTGGAAAGTGGACAGGGAAGCAAACAGAAGGGTAGGTAAGTTCGAGCTTAATTCAAGGGGAAGAGGTAAAAAGCCCCCCTATATCTGTAgccatggccttttttttttcagccgtGTGGagcttaattccccgaccagggatcgaacccgtgccccctgcagtggaagtgtggagtcctaaccactggaccgccagggaatttgcCCCAAGGCTCTTTTTATCCCCAGCATCGCCTTGGGTGTCAGGAAACCATATGGGGCTGAGGAGGCAGGAGTAATTAAGAAAACTCCACTTCTCACTGAGGCCTGCCTGGGCCCAGCTCCACTGCTCCAGGCAGCCTTCTGGTgtctgcacacacatacacacatacgtgCAAAGTGTGAGCAAAACTTGATGTGGTCATGCACCCATCAGCAAGCACCCCAGTTTCACATCCAGTGAGATGGGGTCCCTCCAAAGGAATCCTGCTGTCTGTGCTCAAAACATTTCCCTACTCCTCTTTGGAAGGTGCCCTAAGGAAACAAaactttcaccttttaaaaacaattatcaaGAACctaatggagggacttcccaggcagtccagtggttaagacttcgccttcccagaaatagagacacagatgtagagaacaaacgtatggacgccaAGAGGGGGaaagtgtgtgtggtggtggtgggatgaattgggagattgggattgaaatatatacactaatatgtataaaatggataactaataagaacctgttgtataaaaaaattaaattacaaacaaaataaagattaaaaaaaaaaaaaaagaccttgccttccaatgcagggggtgagggttcaatccctggacggggagctaagatcccacatgcctggcggccaaaaaaccaaaacctaaaacagaagcaatattgtaacaaattcaataaacactttaaaaatggttcacatcaaaaaaaatctttacaaaaaaaaaaaaccctaatggaTACTAACCCTGTTACATCCTCCCAAATTCTCTCCAGGTCTGTTCCTGCACCTACCTGTTTGTCCACACTTATAATCAGCGGGCACAGACCAGTTTGTGATCCGCTCCCCGAACTCACCATAACTGGCATCCTGTTACAACACTAGAGAATGCTTTGCCCGTGCCTCTGTGGCTGGGCATCTGTGTTGTTTCAAAATCTTTCATCGATAGGTACAGTGCCGCTGGGACTGCCTTTTTgcaaatttgtttttccttttggattACTCCCTTGGGGTATTTTTACTGCGATTTTGCCAAATTGTTCTCTACCAAAAAGGGAACAGACACACAGTACAAGTAGAAATCTGTAAAtgtgcccttttctccatatccctgACAACACTGGGTCTTACAGTTGTTATTTACTTCGCTGGCATGTCTCATTCATTATGCTGTAAAGCTGCTAAAAGTGCTgtaaattgttattattttctgcCCTTTCAAAGTGAACCCTCTCTCTCCTTTGAACA
This window of the Balaenoptera ricei isolate mBalRic1 chromosome 20, mBalRic1.hap2, whole genome shotgun sequence genome carries:
- the TRARG1 gene encoding trafficking regulator of GLUT4 1, which produces MAHPGQPQFSPAQEPGTVSLLDLPEMEKLLTKVGGQDDKALKLSKSPSGALDLEQGCHSLPFKVVSEGHREASLPQASSRASSRRASSIATTSYTQDREVPKDYLLLAITSCFCPIWPLNLIPLIFSIMSRSSVQQGDLDGARRLGRLAGMLSVTFIIMGVVIIIVAVTVNFAGNKNSNPQKRDRKTPCSELCSAIPVLFFTVQKK